A portion of the Leptospira wolbachii serovar Codice str. CDC genome contains these proteins:
- a CDS encoding EF-hand domain-containing protein, with the protein MKKILTIFTSVAFIIATSVFAHDHDGHGKNAMAGDHFKKMDANSDNKVSKEEWQKFHDGFFTEIDKDADGSVTLEEMKAAHKEKREEKKEAMKEKVKEAKKKKDEKNKKTSE; encoded by the coding sequence ATGAAAAAAATTCTAACTATCTTTACAAGTGTTGCTTTCATCATTGCAACATCCGTTTTTGCACACGACCACGACGGCCATGGAAAAAATGCAATGGCAGGGGATCATTTCAAAAAAATGGATGCGAACAGCGACAACAAAGTCTCTAAAGAAGAATGGCAAAAATTCCATGATGGCTTTTTTACCGAAATCGATAAAGATGCTGATGGATCTGTAACTTTAGAAGAGATGAAAGCGGCTCATAAGGAAAAACGAGAAGAGAAAAAAGAGGCGATGAAAGAAAAGGTTAAAGAAGCCAAAAAGAAAAAAGACGAGAAGAATAAGAAAACTTCCGAATAA
- a CDS encoding TetR/AcrR family transcriptional regulator: MEKKKSTKPSKGRKKTVEKRRKTLSKELVLKVAIQLADEFGLEELSMRNLALQLGVEAMSLYNHLKNKDELLAEMVDLVVSKITLPKIGGDWKKEMKKRARSARDILILHPWVTLLIVSRVNTGKAMLSYFDTTLGCLHSAGFSLQAADHIINTIDSHTYGFILQELNFPFQPDEYAEKAEGFMPILESSPYPFLSNLTKEVVSGKYNGLHKFDFGLDLILDGLDKPPHLTK, from the coding sequence ATGGAAAAAAAGAAGAGCACTAAACCAAGCAAAGGTCGGAAAAAAACTGTTGAAAAAAGAAGAAAAACTCTTTCAAAAGAACTTGTTTTGAAGGTGGCAATCCAACTGGCCGATGAGTTTGGATTGGAAGAGTTGTCGATGCGAAATTTGGCACTCCAATTGGGTGTCGAAGCAATGTCTTTATACAATCATCTTAAAAACAAAGATGAACTTTTGGCTGAAATGGTAGATTTAGTGGTTTCAAAGATCACATTACCAAAGATAGGTGGTGATTGGAAAAAGGAAATGAAAAAAAGAGCAAGATCTGCTCGTGATATCTTGATTTTACATCCCTGGGTCACTCTATTAATTGTCTCACGAGTCAACACGGGGAAAGCCATGTTATCTTATTTTGATACAACACTCGGATGTCTACATTCCGCTGGATTTTCACTACAAGCAGCCGACCACATCATCAATACAATCGATAGCCATACTTATGGATTTATATTACAAGAATTGAATTTTCCATTTCAACCTGATGAGTATGCGGAAAAAGCAGAAGGGTTTATGCCAATTTTGGAGTCAAGTCCCTATCCATTTCTTAGCAATTTAACCAAAGAGGTGGTATCAGGAAAATACAATGGGCTCCATAAGTTTGATTTTGGTTTGGATCTGATTTTAGATGGCCTAGATAAACCTCCGCACTTAACAAAATGA
- a CDS encoding acyl-CoA dehydrogenase family protein — MIANNYFSEDVDLQVIFNQLLDWDSIIRETEGEGFIDHQTFLKTKNPRFEMAPSTKEEALELYTSSLDAMGDFFGKDVSQKSQTMDRNELKYSNGKVIFPKETIEIYEKFRNTGLMPYSISREAGGLAFPATVGALYAMLMARGDVSFCMTTTLLNLAQIVARFGTPEQIETYATKAATGECLFAMSLTEPDYGSDLNNVRTVAVKQEDGSYRLTGTKRFISQGCGLGENPALLLTLARTGKSEGGARGLSVFIVKSQDVFVAGIEKKMGIHASPTCEIVYENTYGEILGEEGLGLTRYTAGMTNFMRLVSASGGCGGGAAAYYECVKYANERKQFGKPIGEIPAVAEMIHKIKRETNAMRLLTLETARVIDMYQHHQIRMEKANLEDREIRKDEKVKYWSTLASTLTPMAKYYSSEEGHKCTNLAVQVFGGAGYTEDYDISRMFRDSRINTIYEGTSQIHVRIATGAILAGMAGDGNFRKYLNSLKAEIPTPSQFLLEQERVLEESIREMRGIQEETRKETVAENLMIQMCRYIGSLLYEKAIPKITDSNTKEVWQKDCLAYVIDSAAIAQSCLYRIQNFG, encoded by the coding sequence ATGATCGCAAATAATTATTTTTCAGAGGATGTCGATTTACAGGTAATCTTTAACCAACTTCTCGATTGGGATTCAATCATAAGGGAAACAGAAGGGGAAGGGTTTATTGACCACCAAACATTCCTTAAAACAAAAAACCCAAGATTTGAAATGGCACCTTCTACAAAAGAAGAAGCCTTGGAATTATACACTTCGAGTTTAGATGCGATGGGAGATTTTTTTGGGAAAGATGTGTCTCAAAAATCCCAAACCATGGATCGCAATGAATTAAAATATTCTAATGGAAAAGTTATTTTTCCTAAAGAAACTATAGAGATATATGAAAAATTTAGAAACACCGGCCTTATGCCCTATTCGATTTCAAGAGAGGCAGGGGGGCTCGCCTTCCCAGCAACAGTAGGAGCCTTATATGCGATGCTTATGGCAAGGGGCGATGTCTCTTTTTGTATGACCACCACCTTACTGAACTTAGCTCAAATTGTAGCTAGGTTTGGAACACCTGAACAGATTGAAACCTATGCTACCAAAGCTGCCACAGGCGAATGTTTGTTTGCTATGTCTCTCACCGAACCCGATTATGGATCCGACCTTAATAATGTAAGGACTGTTGCCGTAAAACAGGAAGATGGAAGTTATCGCCTAACCGGAACCAAACGATTTATTTCTCAAGGTTGTGGATTAGGTGAGAACCCCGCACTCCTACTTACATTAGCTCGCACAGGAAAATCTGAGGGTGGGGCGCGGGGATTGTCTGTTTTTATTGTGAAAAGCCAAGATGTATTTGTGGCAGGGATTGAGAAGAAGATGGGGATTCATGCCTCACCTACTTGTGAGATTGTCTATGAAAATACTTATGGAGAAATCCTTGGTGAAGAGGGACTTGGACTCACTCGTTATACAGCAGGGATGACAAACTTTATGCGACTTGTCAGTGCTTCTGGAGGTTGTGGTGGGGGAGCTGCTGCATATTATGAATGTGTGAAGTATGCAAACGAAAGAAAACAATTTGGAAAACCTATTGGTGAAATTCCTGCCGTAGCAGAAATGATCCATAAAATCAAACGAGAGACCAATGCAATGAGACTACTTACTCTCGAAACGGCTCGTGTGATTGATATGTACCAACACCACCAAATCCGAATGGAAAAAGCAAATTTAGAAGATAGAGAAATCAGAAAAGATGAAAAAGTAAAGTATTGGTCAACACTTGCCTCCACTCTCACTCCTATGGCAAAGTACTATAGTTCCGAGGAAGGACATAAATGTACAAATCTCGCCGTGCAAGTGTTTGGTGGTGCAGGTTACACAGAAGACTATGATATCTCTCGCATGTTTCGTGATTCAAGGATCAATACCATTTACGAAGGAACAAGCCAAATCCATGTTCGTATTGCCACAGGAGCCATCCTTGCGGGTATGGCCGGGGATGGAAATTTCAGAAAGTACTTAAATTCACTAAAAGCAGAGATTCCCACGCCTTCGCAATTTCTCTTAGAACAAGAACGTGTTTTAGAAGAATCCATTCGTGAAATGCGCGGCATCCAAGAGGAAACAAGAAAGGAAACTGTTGCAGAAAATTTAATGATCCAAATGTGTCGGTACATAGGCAGTCTTTTATACGAAAAAGCGATTCCAAAAATCACCGATTCTAATACAAAGGAAGTTTGGCAAAAAGATTGTCTTGCCTATGTCATCGACAGTGCAGCGATTGCTCAGTCTTGTTTGTATCGAATTCAGAATTTTGGATAG
- a CDS encoding NAD(P)-dependent alcohol dehydrogenase: MKVIAARNYGTPEVLRLEEWETPSPKKNEIRIKIYNTSVNSGDWRIRKPDPKLVRLFFGITKPKQPILGISLSGVVDGIGANVTKFKIGDRVFGSTGMQMGAYAEYTCLPESAVIMILPKEISFPEGAALSFGSLTALDFIQKCNLQKNQTILIYGASSSVGTAAIQLAKHFGSLVTAVCSIGNFELVKSLGADFVMDYEGFHEESHNKTYDVVFECVGKSSISSNLQHLTKGGVLVLVGASFKDMFQAVLISLTKKINIKFGPIAETLKNLQFLVELIKIGKFKVVIDKSYPLEEMAEAHRYVEAGHKKGNVVINIAS, translated from the coding sequence TTGAAAGTCATCGCTGCAAGAAATTATGGTACACCAGAAGTACTTCGATTAGAAGAATGGGAAACACCTTCGCCCAAAAAAAATGAAATCAGAATCAAAATTTATAATACTTCCGTAAATTCGGGGGATTGGCGCATTCGTAAACCCGATCCCAAACTCGTTCGATTGTTTTTTGGGATCACAAAACCAAAACAACCGATTCTAGGAATATCACTTTCGGGTGTGGTTGATGGCATTGGTGCAAACGTTACAAAATTCAAAATCGGAGATAGAGTTTTTGGATCCACCGGAATGCAGATGGGGGCTTATGCAGAATACACCTGCTTACCAGAATCAGCGGTAATCATGATTCTTCCAAAAGAAATTTCCTTTCCAGAAGGAGCCGCCTTATCCTTTGGAAGTTTAACCGCCCTCGACTTCATTCAAAAATGTAATCTGCAAAAAAATCAAACCATCCTCATTTATGGTGCCTCCAGTTCTGTGGGTACTGCTGCCATCCAATTGGCAAAACATTTTGGTTCCCTCGTAACAGCTGTTTGCAGCATTGGAAATTTTGAATTAGTCAAATCTCTCGGCGCGGATTTTGTTATGGATTATGAAGGGTTTCATGAAGAATCACATAACAAAACTTATGATGTTGTCTTTGAATGCGTAGGTAAATCTTCCATTTCCTCCAACCTTCAGCATCTTACAAAAGGAGGAGTTTTGGTTTTAGTGGGGGCCTCATTTAAAGATATGTTTCAAGCAGTATTGATTTCCTTAACCAAGAAAATCAATATCAAATTTGGGCCAATTGCCGAGACGTTGAAAAATTTGCAATTTTTAGTGGAGTTAATCAAAATTGGAAAATTTAAAGTGGTGATTGATAAGTCTTATCCTTTAGAAGAAATGGCGGAAGCTCATCGGTACGTAGAAGCTGGGCATAAAAAGGGGAATGTAGTAATCAACATTGCCAGCTAA
- a CDS encoding serine hydrolase domain-containing protein — translation MEVWVLFSDETRLLWKKDIAHFVLDREVLTKPGSKFKYNGGGTSLLSDILIKKTGKPLTILAKEWLFDPLEIQNFEWVEDRNGRALAHAGLRLRPRDMLKLGRLVLNQGIWKGKQIVPKQWLDESLFRQMDSEVTLFRKDGKSLSYGYQWWLGETVLGNKRIPWSLALGNGGQLIFVIPTFDMTIVTTAGGYGDPTQIQKSIDLVENLLTTVK, via the coding sequence ATGGAGGTATGGGTTTTATTCAGCGACGAAACTAGGCTCCTCTGGAAAAAGGATATTGCTCATTTTGTTTTAGACAGGGAGGTTTTAACAAAACCAGGAAGTAAATTCAAATACAATGGTGGAGGAACATCGCTACTTTCTGATATTTTAATAAAGAAAACAGGTAAACCTCTTACCATTTTAGCAAAGGAATGGTTGTTTGATCCCCTAGAAATCCAGAACTTTGAATGGGTGGAAGATAGAAATGGAAGAGCACTTGCTCACGCCGGACTCCGACTAAGACCAAGAGACATGCTAAAATTAGGCCGATTGGTTTTGAATCAAGGAATTTGGAAAGGAAAACAAATTGTTCCCAAACAGTGGTTAGATGAATCATTATTCCGGCAGATGGATTCCGAGGTTACCCTATTCCGCAAAGATGGGAAATCCTTAAGTTATGGTTACCAGTGGTGGCTCGGCGAAACCGTTTTAGGTAATAAAAGAATTCCCTGGTCTTTGGCACTTGGGAATGGAGGGCAACTCATCTTTGTGATTCCCACTTTTGATATGACGATAGTCACTACAGCCGGTGGTTATGGAGATCCGACACAGATCCAAAAGTCAATCGATTTAGTAGAGAATCTCCTAACAACCGTAAAGTGA
- a CDS encoding serine hydrolase, with the protein MKQNIYFTLVSLLLFFWITFSLKATPLTTEDCPTPINDHDWQISNSMDLEFDKKKFCHLVRDMGSEESELHSFVIERHGKLVTEVYNTRKDKPFNKRYGLRFPFDGETTFDSNTLHDVRSVSKSVTSLLFGIAIDKKIIDGLDSSVLSYYPELSISYDDPRQKITWKHLLTMSSGLDWEEWRYGFYSATKLGSSGKRILLILF; encoded by the coding sequence TTGAAACAAAACATTTATTTCACCCTCGTATCCCTTCTCCTGTTTTTTTGGATTACCTTTTCGCTAAAGGCAACTCCCTTAACTACAGAAGATTGCCCCACACCTATAAATGACCATGATTGGCAAATTAGTAATTCTATGGATTTGGAATTTGATAAGAAGAAATTTTGTCACTTAGTGAGAGATATGGGATCGGAGGAAAGCGAACTTCATTCCTTTGTAATCGAACGCCATGGGAAATTAGTCACCGAGGTTTATAACACAAGGAAGGACAAACCATTTAACAAACGCTACGGTCTCAGATTCCCCTTCGATGGGGAAACAACTTTTGACTCGAACACCTTACATGATGTTCGTTCCGTGAGTAAATCGGTAACCTCTTTACTTTTTGGAATTGCTATTGATAAAAAAATAATAGATGGTTTGGACTCTTCTGTTTTATCCTACTATCCAGAATTGTCCATCTCCTATGACGACCCTAGACAAAAAATCACATGGAAACACCTCCTAACTATGAGTAGTGGATTAGATTGGGAAGAATGGAGGTATGGGTTTTATTCAGCGACGAAACTAGGCTCCTCTGGAAAAAGGATATTGCTCATTTTGTTTTAG
- a CDS encoding alginate export family protein — translation MYARNHRIIIGLVSLGIFLSPLAAELDAQFITPVKKEVPQETPPPPPTPPPPPPPPEEPTEYVSPLKGNLTGEYLKSLQVTAKQRKALQENTNLWFADRFRVGFGIRPKADSLYNTDFDKSTPDNRNTVSNQTQFYLIGDLSPNVAFKLSFQDVRLWGGEIVNGSSDQKLAVIPNSGNTIDTTKQREVPLNNYTGFREAFLDLKTTNQMFRVRTGRQILDYGDGRIVGSRNDSLNGNSFDAIRTTITIQKQSLDFFGAIIGSENNSNSMVSNNSTRVGGTGNASYYGAHYGFKPWEWLGIEVYNFTLYKQKQKATNTTVNYGSDIYYRGPDQLNTSGFRLTNRTKGNMIASETGIDWMVEAAWQTGFTGERVSPDWLNQTGTYSTDKKTGQTPPHSSPVQYKSNIVAVQLGYTPVKEFRIGVQYVQASGDPNRNDGSVGTYNPLFATRRMAGGGLPFAGNGNSGMVFWQNIKDYSINIKYESAKWGTFILNPHWYYKVKLQDGYYDNNNYVAGSKATGETASTEDYYNTEAYNPNRPKLGRHVATEINFIYIVTPFENVSFWFGASSIYAGEAIRNQKNNPYETDPYHRYDLKPNSSYFTIQSVFAI, via the coding sequence ATGTACGCTCGCAATCATCGAATCATTATTGGCCTTGTTTCACTAGGGATTTTCCTATCGCCTTTGGCAGCAGAATTGGACGCACAGTTCATCACTCCTGTTAAAAAGGAAGTTCCGCAAGAAACACCTCCTCCGCCCCCCACTCCACCACCGCCGCCACCTCCACCTGAAGAACCGACTGAATATGTGAGTCCACTGAAAGGCAATCTAACAGGGGAATATTTAAAAAGCCTTCAAGTCACCGCCAAACAAAGAAAGGCGCTTCAAGAGAATACAAACCTTTGGTTTGCTGATCGTTTTCGGGTTGGTTTTGGAATTCGACCTAAAGCAGATTCACTTTACAATACTGACTTCGATAAGTCGACACCTGACAATCGCAATACGGTAAGTAACCAAACACAGTTTTATTTAATTGGAGATTTATCTCCGAATGTTGCATTCAAACTTTCATTTCAAGATGTAAGACTTTGGGGAGGTGAAATTGTAAACGGATCTTCTGACCAAAAATTAGCTGTAATTCCCAATTCAGGAAATACAATCGATACCACCAAACAAAGAGAAGTTCCTCTCAATAACTATACAGGCTTTCGGGAAGCATTTTTAGATTTAAAAACAACCAACCAAATGTTTCGAGTAAGAACGGGACGCCAAATCCTAGACTATGGAGACGGAAGGATTGTAGGTTCCAGAAATGATAGTTTAAATGGGAATTCATTTGATGCCATTCGAACTACCATTACCATTCAAAAACAAAGTTTAGATTTTTTTGGTGCCATCATCGGATCGGAAAACAATTCCAATAGTATGGTTTCCAACAATTCTACTCGTGTTGGCGGAACTGGAAATGCTTCGTATTATGGCGCTCATTATGGATTCAAACCTTGGGAATGGTTAGGTATTGAAGTATATAACTTCACACTTTATAAACAAAAACAAAAAGCCACAAATACAACAGTCAATTATGGTTCGGACATTTATTACCGGGGACCAGACCAACTCAACACTTCAGGATTTCGCCTAACAAATCGAACGAAAGGGAATATGATCGCAAGCGAAACCGGGATTGACTGGATGGTCGAAGCCGCTTGGCAAACTGGATTTACAGGCGAACGAGTCTCACCTGATTGGCTAAACCAAACCGGCACCTACTCAACCGATAAAAAAACAGGACAAACACCACCTCATTCTTCACCTGTCCAATATAAATCAAACATTGTAGCTGTCCAGTTAGGATACACACCTGTGAAGGAGTTTCGAATTGGAGTCCAATATGTCCAGGCATCTGGAGATCCCAATCGAAATGATGGAAGTGTAGGTACTTACAATCCGCTATTTGCCACAAGAAGGATGGCCGGTGGGGGACTACCTTTCGCCGGTAACGGTAACTCAGGAATGGTTTTCTGGCAAAACATTAAAGACTATTCAATCAACATAAAATATGAATCTGCAAAATGGGGAACTTTTATTCTCAACCCACATTGGTATTATAAAGTTAAACTTCAAGATGGCTATTACGATAACAACAATTATGTTGCAGGGAGCAAAGCCACAGGTGAAACTGCTTCTACAGAAGACTATTATAACACGGAAGCTTATAATCCTAATCGGCCCAAACTAGGGAGGCATGTAGCAACAGAAATTAACTTTATTTATATTGTAACACCTTTTGAAAATGTTTCATTCTGGTTTGGCGCCAGTTCCATTTATGCAGGAGAAGCCATTCGAAACCAAAAGAACAATCCGTATGAAACTGATCCATACCATAGATACGACCTAAAGCCTAACTCTAGTTATTTTACAATTCAGAGTGTGTTTGCCATTTAA
- the trhA gene encoding PAQR family membrane homeostasis protein TrhA, whose product MKAKKSKTKPAKKSVRTTKPVNKQITKSESKKIAKQTSSDLNPALVMESNPSVTELIDTIHEYSIGHEIANAVTHGIGGGLSIAGLSLLLTMAVLYGNVWHIVSSAIYGATLILLYLASTLYHGIYHSATKRIFKVIDHASIYLLIAGTYTPFTLVSLREHSEWGWTLFLIVWILAFAGVLLLLLFPGKYSGARVVVYILMGWLAIFVVKDIRTAIGVGGISWLVAGGLSYTVGVIFYLWDRLPFNHAIWHLFVLSGSLCHFFAILFYVLPPIPK is encoded by the coding sequence ATGAAAGCGAAAAAGTCAAAAACCAAACCCGCAAAAAAATCGGTCCGCACTACAAAACCGGTAAACAAACAAATTACTAAATCCGAATCAAAAAAAATAGCCAAACAAACCTCATCTGATTTAAATCCAGCTTTGGTTATGGAATCGAATCCATCCGTGACCGAACTCATCGACACCATTCACGAATATTCTATCGGTCACGAAATTGCGAATGCCGTCACACATGGAATTGGTGGGGGTTTGAGTATAGCCGGACTTTCTCTTCTATTGACGATGGCCGTTCTGTATGGTAATGTTTGGCATATTGTTAGTTCTGCCATTTATGGTGCCACACTCATTCTTTTATACCTTGCCTCCACTCTTTATCATGGGATCTACCATTCGGCTACAAAACGTATTTTTAAGGTGATTGACCACGCATCAATCTATCTGCTAATCGCAGGAACGTATACTCCGTTTACGCTTGTTAGTTTGCGTGAACATTCGGAGTGGGGTTGGACTCTATTTCTTATTGTATGGATCCTTGCCTTTGCCGGCGTTCTCCTATTGTTATTGTTTCCGGGCAAATACAGTGGAGCTCGAGTTGTTGTTTATATCTTAATGGGATGGCTTGCCATTTTTGTCGTGAAAGACATTCGAACAGCAATTGGAGTTGGGGGGATTTCTTGGTTAGTAGCGGGTGGACTTAGTTATACGGTCGGTGTAATCTTTTACCTATGGGATAGGTTGCCTTTCAATCATGCGATTTGGCATTTATTTGTCCTGAGTGGAAGCCTTTGTCATTTTTTTGCAATTCTATTTTACGTATTACCACCCATTCCGAAATAA
- the mgtA gene encoding magnesium-translocating P-type ATPase has translation MQSIPNKSSWWQKSLIETLDSLSVKSTGLKTEEVAIRLKQFGANRFIDRKEKPIWRQLLLRFRNPLILLLLFASVISAFMGEISNFIIISVLVLFSVLLDFIQEHKAGKAADSLRHSVSVQATVVRDGHAISIPVSQVVPGDLVLLSAGDMVPADGRILEAKDFFVKQALLTGETYPVEKHPGELDVLSNDITEASNAVFMGTTIISGSAKVLVVNTGANTAMGAIADSLTITPPANSFELGTQKFGILILRMTVLLVLFVLLVNAILHKPWLDSFLFAVALAVGLTPELLPMVISVTLSRGALLMAKKRVIVKQLSSIQNLGSMDTLCTDKTGTLTEAKIKLERHINLSGQISERVLELAYLNSFFETGLKSPLDEAILDHGEIDISLWSKVDEVPFDFERRRVSVLLDHSEKKNRTLVVKGAPEEIIRLCTNYETEKGTIQTIDIEAIEKIHSVYTSLEKEGFRVLGIAWREESMDHTHAVVSDESELILSGFAAFLDPPKESAKLALSSLNEIGITVKIITGDSELVTEHVCSELNIPILGVLTGKEIDSIDDSALRIKVESTNLFCRMNPSQKNRIILALKQRGHVVGYLGDGVNDAPSLHSADVGLSVDSGVDVAKEAADMILLDHDLFVLYEGVMEGRRTFGNIMKYIMMGTSSNFGNMFSMAGAALFLPFLPMLPTQILLNNFLYDISEIPIPLDEVDKEELKVPRVLDINFIRNFMLTIGPISSAFDFLTFYVMLVVLKANEALFQTGWFVESLCTQVLVIFIIRTRGNPIKSRPHRLLAIVSISVAAVGAFLPFTQLGTYFGLVPPPMEFYAILASMVVIYLLVVETAKRIFYRFQSRK, from the coding sequence ATGCAATCCATTCCCAACAAGTCCTCTTGGTGGCAAAAATCATTAATTGAAACTTTAGACTCCTTATCAGTAAAATCTACAGGACTAAAAACAGAAGAAGTGGCAATACGCCTCAAACAATTTGGTGCCAATCGATTTATTGACCGCAAAGAAAAACCAATATGGCGCCAACTCTTATTAAGATTTAGAAATCCTCTAATTCTACTTCTACTCTTCGCAAGTGTTATCTCCGCATTTATGGGTGAAATATCAAATTTCATCATCATTTCAGTCCTAGTTTTATTCAGTGTTCTTTTGGACTTTATTCAAGAGCACAAAGCAGGAAAAGCCGCAGATAGTTTGCGACATTCCGTTTCCGTTCAAGCAACCGTAGTCCGCGATGGGCATGCCATAAGCATTCCTGTTTCGCAAGTAGTTCCTGGTGATCTTGTGTTATTGTCCGCAGGTGATATGGTTCCGGCTGATGGTAGAATATTAGAAGCCAAAGATTTTTTTGTCAAACAAGCACTCCTCACTGGTGAAACTTATCCTGTCGAAAAACATCCAGGAGAACTCGATGTTCTTTCTAACGATATCACTGAGGCATCCAATGCAGTATTTATGGGAACCACAATCATTAGTGGCAGTGCCAAGGTTCTAGTTGTAAACACGGGTGCCAATACGGCGATGGGTGCCATTGCAGATAGCTTAACTATAACACCACCAGCTAACTCCTTTGAGCTGGGAACGCAAAAGTTCGGTATTCTCATTCTGCGTATGACCGTTTTACTTGTATTATTTGTTCTCTTAGTAAATGCAATTTTACATAAACCATGGCTTGATTCATTTTTATTTGCAGTTGCTTTGGCGGTAGGATTAACACCAGAACTGTTACCGATGGTAATTTCCGTAACTCTCTCGCGTGGTGCTCTATTGATGGCCAAAAAAAGAGTAATTGTGAAACAGCTTTCCTCGATCCAAAATCTAGGATCAATGGATACACTCTGTACAGATAAAACAGGAACTCTCACGGAAGCAAAAATCAAATTAGAGAGACATATAAATCTTTCCGGGCAAATAAGTGAACGGGTATTAGAATTAGCTTACTTAAATAGCTTTTTTGAAACAGGATTAAAAAGTCCTCTGGATGAGGCAATTTTGGATCATGGAGAGATTGATATAAGCCTTTGGAGTAAAGTAGATGAAGTGCCCTTCGACTTTGAACGAAGGAGAGTATCTGTTTTATTAGACCATTCAGAAAAGAAAAATCGAACTCTTGTAGTGAAGGGGGCACCGGAGGAAATTATTCGGCTCTGCACAAATTACGAAACAGAAAAAGGTACCATTCAAACCATAGACATAGAAGCTATAGAAAAAATCCATTCAGTTTATACTTCCTTAGAGAAGGAAGGTTTTCGTGTCCTCGGTATTGCATGGCGAGAGGAATCGATGGATCATACACATGCGGTTGTGAGTGATGAATCAGAATTAATACTTTCTGGGTTTGCAGCATTTTTAGATCCACCCAAAGAAAGTGCGAAACTCGCCTTATCTTCGCTAAACGAAATAGGAATTACCGTTAAAATTATCACAGGTGATAGTGAACTAGTGACTGAACATGTTTGTTCTGAATTGAATATTCCAATTCTAGGAGTTCTCACAGGCAAAGAGATCGACAGTATAGACGATTCGGCACTGAGAATCAAAGTTGAATCTACAAATCTATTTTGCCGAATGAATCCTTCCCAAAAAAACAGAATTATTTTAGCTCTAAAACAAAGAGGTCATGTGGTTGGATATTTAGGTGATGGAGTCAACGATGCTCCTTCATTACATTCTGCTGATGTTGGACTTTCGGTGGACTCTGGTGTGGACGTAGCTAAAGAAGCAGCAGATATGATTTTATTAGATCATGATTTGTTTGTTTTGTATGAAGGGGTTATGGAAGGAAGACGGACTTTTGGAAATATAATGAAATATATCATGATGGGAACAAGTTCCAATTTTGGTAATATGTTCAGCATGGCAGGTGCCGCTTTGTTTTTACCATTTCTACCTATGTTACCCACTCAAATTCTTCTCAATAATTTTTTGTATGATATCTCCGAAATTCCCATACCTCTCGATGAAGTAGATAAGGAAGAACTAAAGGTTCCTCGAGTTTTGGATATAAATTTTATCCGAAACTTTATGTTAACAATAGGACCGATTAGTTCTGCATTCGATTTTCTAACCTTTTATGTGATGTTAGTTGTGCTAAAGGCAAACGAAGCCTTATTCCAAACAGGATGGTTTGTAGAGTCCCTTTGTACTCAAGTACTAGTTATCTTCATCATAAGAACCCGAGGCAATCCAATCAAAAGTAGGCCACATAGATTACTTGCTATTGTTTCAATAAGTGTCGCTGCCGTTGGAGCCTTTTTGCCATTTACACAATTAGGAACTTATTTCGGACTTGTACCTCCACCGATGGAGTTTTATGCAATTTTGGCGTCTATGGTTGTCATTTATCTTTTGGTAGTAGAAACTGCGAAAAGAATTTTTTATCGTTTTCAAAGCAGAAAGTAA